A region of the Primulina huaijiensis isolate GDHJ02 unplaced genomic scaffold, ASM1229523v2 scaffold205580, whole genome shotgun sequence genome:
AACAATACCTCTTCGATTTCCACTCCAATTTCCTGCAATGGCCACTGATTCCGTTTCCAGATCCGAATCCGCCGACGCCAATGGCACCGATGATCTCGCCACCCCATCCCCTCTGCCGCCGCAGCAAACCACCCTGAAGATTGCTCTGATCACCGGGATCACCGGCCAAGATGGCTCCTACCTCACCGAGTTCCTTCTGGATAAAGGGTACGAAGTTCACGGCCTCATCCGGCGATCCTCCAACTTCAACACGCAGCGGATCAACCACATCTACATCGACCCCCACAACGCCCACAAGGCCCGGATGAAGCTCCACTACGCCGATTTGAGCGACGCCTCCTCACTCCGCCGCTGGGTCGATACAATCCTCCCTGATGAAGTCTACAACCTTGCGGCGCAGTCCCACGTCGCCGTGTCCTTCGAGATCCCCGATTACACCGCCGACGTGGTTGCCACGGGTGCACTCCGCCTCCTGGAGGCTGTCCGCTCTCACATTTCCTCGACAGGTCGGTCGCATATCAAATACTACCAGGCGGGGTCGTCGGAGATGTTCGGATCCACTCCGCCACCGCAGTCCGAGTCCACCCCCTTCCACCCCCGTTCCCCATACGCCGCCTCCAAGTGCGCCGCTCATTGGTACACCGTCAATTACCGTGAGGCGTATGGCATCTTCGCCTGCAATGGTATCCTATTCAACCACGAGTCACCCCGAAGGGGTGAGAATTTCGTGACCCGTAAGATCACCCGAGCCGTCGGTCGAATCAAGATCGGGCTGCAGAGCAAACTATTCCTTGGTAATCTGCAGGCATCAAGGGACTGGGGATTCGCAGGAGACTATGTGGAAGCAATGTGGATGATGCTTCAACAGGAGCAGCCAGGGGACTA
Encoded here:
- the LOC140966360 gene encoding GDP-mannose 4,6 dehydratase 2-like encodes the protein MATDSVSRSESADANGTDDLATPSPLPPQQTTLKIALITGITGQDGSYLTEFLLDKGYEVHGLIRRSSNFNTQRINHIYIDPHNAHKARMKLHYADLSDASSLRRWVDTILPDEVYNLAAQSHVAVSFEIPDYTADVVATGALRLLEAVRSHISSTGRSHIKYYQAGSSEMFGSTPPPQSESTPFHPRSPYAASKCAAHWYTVNYREAYGIFACNGILFNHESPRRGENFVTRKITRAVGRIKIGLQSKLFLGNLQASRDWGFAGDYVEAMWMMLQQEQPGDYVV